From the genome of Vicia villosa cultivar HV-30 ecotype Madison, WI linkage group LG2, Vvil1.0, whole genome shotgun sequence, one region includes:
- the LOC131648655 gene encoding lectin 7-like — MAINNSSKTQILFITLISFLILAQNVNSVSFTINDFNSYQNIIQLEGDAFISSGAVHLTGLVPSTAGRASYTGPVRLWNADNGNLAAFTSIFSFVVAPNGPGLIGDGITFFVAPFNSHIPNNSSGGFLGLFDSKTALNSYQNQIVAVEFDSFGENPWDPNYSHVGIDVNSIASVTTAPWNTGSVANGFTAIAVVKYEPVAKNLSVVVTYSGSYGVHGASSSVSFLIDLRTVLPEWVRIGFSGATGQLVELHKILDWSFMSSFY; from the coding sequence ATGGCCATCAATAACTCATCAAAGACTCAAATCCTTTTCATCACCCTCATTTCCTTCCTTATTTTAGCTCAAAATGTAAACTCAGTTTCATTCACAATCAATGATTTTAATTCATACCAAAACATCATTCAACTCGAAGGCGACGCCTTCATTTCAAGCGGCGCTGTCCACCTCACAGGCCTCGTCCCGAGCACCGCTGGTAGAGCCTCTTACACCGGACCAGTGCGTCTATGGAACGCAGATAACGGCAACCTTGCAGCCTTCACTTCAATCTTCTCTTTCGTAGTTGCACCAAACGGCCCCGGACTCATTGGAGACGGAATCACATTCTTCGTTGCACCGTTCAATTCCCACATCCCAAACAATTCAAGTGGTGGATTCTTAGGACTATTCGACTCCAAAACCGCTTTGAATTCGTACCAAAACCAAATCGTTGCCGTTGAATTTGATTCCTTTGGTGAGAATCCTTGGGATCCTAATTATTCTCATGTTGGCATTGATGTGAACTCTATCGCTTCGGTGACAACAGCGCCATGGAATACAGGAAGTGTTGCCAATGGTTTCACTGCAATTGCTGTTGTGAAATATGAGCCTGTGGCGAAAAATTTAAGTGTTGTTGTAACATACTCCGGAAGCTATGGTGTGCATGGAGCTTCAAGTAGTGTGTCTTTTTTGATTGATTTGAGGACTGTGTTACCTGAATGGGTTAGAATTGGATTCTCTGGTGCCACTGGACAGTTAGTTGAATTGCACAAGATTCTTGATTGGAGTTTTATGTCAAGCTTCTACTAA
- the LOC131645963 gene encoding lectin 7-like yields the protein MAINNSSRTKLLFITIFSFLVFSQDVNSSSFTISEFEPYQNNIQLEGSAFISNGSVYLTGPVPSTAGRASYTGPVRLWNADNGNLAAFTSIFSFVVAPNGPGLFGDGITFFVAPFNSHIPKNSSGGFLGLFDSKTALNSYQNQIVAVEFDSFGGNPWDPVYSHIGIDVNSIASVTTASWNTSVPKGFVATAVVSYEPVTKNLSVVVASPGSYGANGVLSSVSFLIDLRTVLPEWVRVGFSGATGQLVELHKIFSWSFKSSFY from the coding sequence ATGGCCATCAATAACTCATCAAGGACTAAACTCCTTTTCATCACTATCTTTTCCTTCCTAGTTTTCTCTCAAGATGTAAACTCATCTTCATTCACAATCTCTGAATTTGAGCCATACCAAAACAACATTCAACTCGAAGGCAGCGCCTTCATTTCAAACGGCTCGGTCTATCTCACCGGCCCCGTCCCGAGCACCGCTGGTAGAGCCTCTTACACCGGACCAGTGCGTCTATGGAACGCAGATAACGGCAACCTTGCAGCCTTCACTTCAATCTTCTCTTTCGTAGTTGCACCAAACGGTCCCGGACTCTTTGGAGACGGAATCACATTCTTCGTTGCACCGTTCAACTCCCACATCCCGAAAAACTCAAGTGGTGGATTTCTTGGACTATTCGACTCCAAAACCGCTTTGAATTCATACCAGAATCAAATCGTTGCGGTTGAATTCGATTCCTTTGGTGGGAATCCTTGGGATCCAGTTTATTCTCATATCGGCATTGATGTGAACTCTATTGCTTCTGTAACAACGGCTTCATGGAACACTAGTGTTCCGAAGGGTTTCGTTGCAACTGCTGTTGTAAGTTATGAGCCTGTGACGAAAAATTTAAGCGTTGTTGTAGCATCACCGGGAAGCTATGGTGCGAATGGAGTTTTGAGTAGTGTGTCATTTTTGATTGATTTGAGGACTGTGTTACCTGAATGGGTTAGAGTTGGATTCTCTGGTGCTACTGGACAGTTAGTTGAATTGCACAAGATTTTTTCTTGGAGTTTTAAGTCAAGCTTCTACTAA